DNA from Phocoena phocoena chromosome 1, mPhoPho1.1, whole genome shotgun sequence:
CAGTAAGTCGATGGTAGGCCTTCAGCTAGTTTTACACCATAGATATTATAAACAGTTATAAAAGGGCGGCAAGGCATACACTCATGGACACTCGGTTACAAACATATTGGAAACACTCATATGAACAGCGGAAATGAAACCAGACAgacaaaaggaagggaagaggaaccAAAGTCAGGGTAGTCCAGGTCATCTGGAAAGTGGCACCAGCACCGGTGAATTCCCCAGTCTGCCCTTAGGGGGATGTGACTGATAGGACTGTCATCATTCTTTCAGCggggggtggggtttgggggctggggggcatAGGGGTGGAGTGATGAGACTTCCTGGGCCCTGGGGATAAAGCGGCAGGATCTGCTCACTCGtgcctctttctctgtttttttagGACGTCTCTATAAAGCCCTCAGTAAGTTCTGCTCCCCTTCCGTGCCACAAACCTCCTTCTGCTGACATCTTTGCTTTATGATGAGAGTCTCAGATTCACCTCCTGGGGCAGAAGAGAGGGGGCAAGGGCAAGGATACTTCAAGCATGAGGGTGGGGAATTTCCTGGCTCCCTAAAGCCTCTTCTTCTTCAAATATTCTGTGCTCCTCTTTCCTGCACAATTGTTGTGTAGTCACTAAATGGGAAATGTTTTAGCAAGAAGAGAGATACCTTCCATAGGTGAAGACATCTGGGAGACACTTCTATCACTCAGGCATGACGTTGCCTTCGGTGGGATCCAAGGTAGATGGATCCTCATTCAGCTGAATATGTGGAACAGTGCTTCTGCACCTGTTCATGTATGAGACCCTCTTCATAACAACAACAACCCCAAATCCTCAGACATGTCTATTTGATTTTACCTTGAGAAAACACGCATAAGAAAATCTAATGGAAATTAGTAATAGATTTAAATGaacttatattttattcttctcccACAACATCTACATACGTTTATGTTGCCATCCCTTACATGTGTGAGATGTGTTGTTGATTCAATCTGCAAGTCAGGTTTGGCTCCCATAGGGACTCACTGACCCTCTGCAGTATCTCTGGGGACCCCAGGACCATGGCTGGGAGCCATTGCTGTTGGAAACACTGTCATGGGGAAAGTTCAGTGTATTGCTAGTGGGGATCTGCTCTGGGAATGCGGTTGGGATGGGACTGGAGCATCACAGGCATGTACAAGCCCTCATTCTGATTTGTCAAATTGTTATTCTTTAGAGAAACTCCGGCATGAACTGAGTAAGTTCCCCTGTTCTTATAACTTCTATACCAACTTACGTTGATTCTATGTTTCCAGTGAAAGCTCACTCcccttgtttcttcttttgtagagTTAAAGAGAGCTGCAGCAAACTCAGGTCAGGTGCACTCTCCCTGTCCCCCCACTCTACCTGCCCCCACTCCAACTGCACCAGGAGGTCTCCATTTCTCTATTACGTTAACAAtccctttttctgtcttttaggCTGGAGAAGGGCCCGGCTACACTTTGGTAAGTTGCACCAGTTTAATGGATCCACATTTCAGAGCCCATTGCTCTGTTCCTTTGGAAGGcagactgtaattaaaaaaacaagttaaGTCAAATCTGTTTATCtgcttatcaaattttaaaaatctttgattcAGAAAGTCTCCCTTCTTTTAGAACGCTGATAAATAATTGGTTTACTCTTCTTATGGgttttctctgaattttgagatttttcttaagtTCATTGGTTacttgtattttatctttttggcttGTCTGCGCCTGTCCTATTCTGGCTACTTTTCGACTTGTGGGGCCTTTTTCTGTATTAACTCTTGGTCctatttttcacaaaatatttttctgagtttttcatttgcatgttaatttcctcattgtattttttttttttttggatgcatgagtgttttatttttctgcagcctcagtagttgtagcacacaggctcagtagttgtggcttgtgggttctagagcgcaggctcagtagttgtggcacacgggcttagctgctccgcggcatgtgggatcttcccggaccggggatcgaaccatgccccctgcattggcaggcggattcttaaccactgtgccaccagggaagtctctctatATTaccatgttaaaatgataattataagCAATAATTTTAGCTAAGAAAATGAGCGTCACACACTCACTGTGTGAACAAGGCACTATCTCATGCATTAGCTCATCAGATCTGCACAACAGCTTCTCCAGCATATTATTCAGTGGTGCTATTATTCctcctttacagatgaagaaactaaggtttGGAGGTGAATAACAAGCCCAGGGTCACATAACGAGcttgtggcagagctgggactcaaaacATGCTGTCTAGCTACAGGGTCTAACATCAAAGCCTGTTTATTATCATGCATTAGATTCCTTTGGACCAGCAAAGACAAAGGCAGTATTTCCTAAGGATTAAGGCAGCTTCACAGATGGGTGaaaaacatttcctcttttaCTTAGTAGACCACCAGCAGATCTAGGAGACTGGAAGACAGTTTTCTTTAGTTCCAGGACGTGTGAAGGTGAGGGCACCATAAACTAAAATGGGCCGATGACAGTGGTTGCAGACCTAGGGATGATTATTCCCTCCAAAGCTACTCAAAGATCCCTTGAGACCTAGCCGTCTCAAACCTCACCTCTCTGTGACTCTCTGCAGTGACGGTGACCCTGGACCCAGACACAGCGCATCCCAAACTCATCCTGTCTGAGGATCGCAGGTGTGTGAAGCTTGGAGACACAAGGCAGCCTGTGCCCAACAACCCTCAGCGATTTGACTTCGTCGTCAGTGTCCTGGGCTCTGAGTACTTCATAGCTGGCTGTCACTACTGGGAGGTGTCTGTGGCAGACAAGAGCAAATGGGCCCTGGGGGTGTGTAGTGAGTCAGTGAGCAGGAAGGGGAAGGTCACCGCCTCGCCCGCCAATGGACACTGGCTCCTGCGACAGAATCGCAAGAATGAGTACGAGGCCCTAACATCCCCGCAGACCTCCTTCCGCCTGAAAGAGCCCCCGCGGTGTGTGGGGATTTTTCTGGACTATGAAGCAGGAGTCATTTCCTTCTACAACGTGACCAACCAGTCCCACATCTTTACTTTCACCCACAGTTTCTCTGGCCCCCTTCGCCCTTTCTTTGAACCTTGCCTTCATGATGGAGGGAAAAACATGGCACCTCTAATCATCTGTTCTAAACTCCAAAAACCGGAAGAATCAACTGTCCCCAAGCCAGAAGAAAAAGGTCTTGCTAATGGAGACGTGGCTCTGCAGGTGGACCCTCTTCTGTTCCCCGCTCAGGCACCAGAGCTCCTCCCACTCACAGATATGATCCTGTCCTGGCCCTCTGACATTGGCCCAGCCCTGCAGGGGCTCAAGGTTCCTTCTTTTTAGGGATGAGCCTCATCACCTGCTCCCCAGACGCTCCAGCCCAGTGCCCTGGATTTCAGTCTCTTGGCCTAACCACCTGATTCTGGACcgtctctcctcctttcccccaggCCCCTTTGTGGTTTCTCTTGTACCAACTTTCTCCCAGGGCTCAGTTCTAAACCGTGTCTTCCTTCTGGGGACTTGAAGTTTACATTGCCCTGGAAGAATTCTTGAAGACCAaatgatgggaattccctggcagtccagtggttaggactccgtgctttcactgctgagggcccaggttcaatccctggttggggaactaagatcccgcaagccgtgtggtgtgagcaaaaaaaaaaaaaaaaaaaaaaacagacgggagaaaaaccaaatgaacaaTCAGATTAGGTTTAGGCGGTGGTGTTGAATGTGTGTCACTGAGATACAGGGGCTCTTTACTCGAGGGGCTGTTTAAAAGCACTTCATCCTGCCTCACCCTGCACTCAGGCTTGTAGTCATGAAGTTATGATGACCAGTGACTTCTCACTTATCCTGTCAAGAactgcttttctccttttctctgttcAGGCCTCTAGCCCCCATAGCcagctttttaaaagtaaacatgtTTTGGATCACacactcttccttctttcttctggaaTATAGGGCAGAAGGccagaggaatttaaaaaaaaagccacgcttttctatttccttgatcCTGTTTACAGCATAGTTTGGTGACATTCGGTGCTAATGTACATGTTTTCAAAGCTAACTTGGTGATAACCAGGTATGGGGACTTTAAACGTGGTAGCCGTAATCCTGAAAAACCCCAGGAGGAAGCTGGGAGGTATGGCTACAAACAGAGCAGCTCAGCTGTGTGTGGCCTTGAAAAGGCAGCAGTGGGTTAGGCCATCTGTTGCACTGGCATTTTTGAATGCCCTCTGGGATTCAGAGAGGCCCAGCTAGAAAAAGTGGCAGTTTTAACCACCAGTGTAGGAGCTTTTGTTCTATAAGACCATAATATTGGAAAACTTGACTATTTGTGGAGCAAACAGCCTCTTAGATCAGAGAGTATTGATCTCACATAGGAAGTTGGTAGACCAGGTGTGAGGATAAAATAATGAACTTGCTTTTTTGGTGTGGGTTTCAGAAAGAACCCTAATCACTCTCAAGTCACACCACATATATGATCTGACCTCTCTGTGGTGATGTTGGCTATCAGTTTGCAGATGGGTACACAGTTCTGCCCAACAGAAAGTGGCTCTATGTGTCTGTCAGAAGTTCTCTTAGTGcatgtattagggttctccagagaaacagaatatgtattttattttattttttttgcggtacgcgggcctctcactgttgtggcctctcctgttgtggagcacgggctccggacgcgcaggctcagcggccacggatcacgtgcccagccgctccgtggcatgtgggatcttcccggaccggggcacgaacccgcgtcccctgcatcggcaggcggactctcaaccactgcgccaccagggaagccccagaatatatattttatatgtgtgtatacagatgcacacacacgtgcacacacacacacacacacacacacacacagcaggaagaatatatatatttatttattatagggAATTTGTTCACAccattatggaggctggcaagtcccaagatctgcagggtTAGTCAGCAAGTTGGAGGCCCAGGTGAGCCAATGGTTTAGTTCCCATCCAAGTCTGAAGGCCCAAGACCCAGGAGATCCCATGGTGTAATTCCTGTTTAAAGGCTGACAGGCCTAAGACCCAAAAACCAATATTTCAGTTTGAGTCTAAAGTAGGAAAAAGGTTGATGACTTAGTCTGAAGGCTGTCAGGCAGGAAGAATTCTTTCTTACTTGGGGGGTGGTCAGCTATTTGGTTCCATTAgtctttcaactgattggatcaGGCCCACCAACATTAGGGAGAGCAATTTGCTTTATTCAATCTaccgatttaaatgttaatctcatctaaaaaccCCTAAAGGAAAtactcagaataatgtttgaccaagtaTCTGGGCACCCTATGGCCcagtaaaattaaccatcacagctcCTGAATGgaattatttgtttgcttttgtacAGTCCTTAAATAAAAGTTTGTTATTCATTGTTTGGCATGCTCTTATTTTCATTGTGAACGAGAAGTTGTGGGGAAAGGCTTTGGGCTGGTGAGAGAAGAGCATCTTATGGGATTGGTTTTGAACAGCCTGATTCCACCCATGCAAGCTTTAACCacagttaaaaataaagccaCAGCTTTATTTCTGCATCTGCCTTCTcagtatttcatttatatcagttTATAAAGTAATAGTGTGTATGGGGTATTTACATTTCACTCATCCATATTAAATTTCAAACATACTTTTGTGAATATCCCAGTCTTAAAACTAATTCACATTATTCACATTGGCTGCACCCAAGGAAACTTACCAGCAGGAAAGAGAACTGACATTCATGGAGGCAGAAGCATTACATATGttaactctttttcttcttcttctttttttg
Protein-coding regions in this window:
- the ERMAP gene encoding erythroid membrane-associated protein, encoding MKMASSSGSWLSRCFITLVFLQLPLRVSALRGWSQVVSVSAPSPGRFSSSAVALAVILPVLGIFIMVGIYIIWKQRRSKERLLYEHAMEVENLLSDHAKEKGRLYKALKKLRHELKLKRAAANSGWRRARLHFVTVTLDPDTAHPKLILSEDRRCVKLGDTRQPVPNNPQRFDFVVSVLGSEYFIAGCHYWEVSVADKSKWALGVCSESVSRKGKVTASPANGHWLLRQNRKNEYEALTSPQTSFRLKEPPRCVGIFLDYEAGVISFYNVTNQSHIFTFTHSFSGPLRPFFEPCLHDGGKNMAPLIICSKLQKPEESTVPKPEEKGLANGDVALQVDPLLFPAQAPELLPLTDMILSWPSDIGPALQGLKVPSF